A genomic segment from Triticum dicoccoides isolate Atlit2015 ecotype Zavitan chromosome 1A, WEW_v2.0, whole genome shotgun sequence encodes:
- the LOC119362814 gene encoding L-type lectin-domain containing receptor kinase VIII.2-like: MPPAMATTSPPLRLLSILLFLLAETTATGAVRFDYATLTLATLKLLGDAHLNNNTIRLTRDLPVPTSAAGRALYAAPVRLLAGFSTSFAFTVTTLNRGSVGGGLAFVVAPDAAAVGDGGAFLGLDPAADVAVEFDTLMDLQFGDVNGNHVGVDLGSMVSTAVADLDLAGVELTSGRTVYAWIEYAPGKAMDVFVSYSAKRPAAPVLSATVDLAEYVKEQAFVGFSASTQGSTEIHAVEWWSFSTPSAPSPAPSKPPPVSAAPPPVRALDPTLPSTPQLPGITPPATVSAPPTSSAASAPAISVARNNAKTPHHPPPQGAVAGAATAGAVVAASFAGFALWALARRAKARKRDAVAVATKRDNVASAAAMARSPREFSYKELSAATRGFDASRVIGNGAFGVVYKGIVPDTGAMVAVKRCTNANADGAQARAEFLSELSIIAGLRHRNLLRLQGWCYEKGEILLVYDYMRNGSLDRTLFDASSPALPWRHRHEILAGVASALAYLHHECDRRVIHRDVKSSNVMLDESYRARLGDFGLARQAEHGASPDATAAAGTMGYLAPEYMLTGRATEATDVFSFGALVLEVACGRRPIGTEGRCNNLVEWVWSLHGEARVLNAVDPRLGGEYDEGEMRRVLLVGLACSSPEPERRPGMRAVVQMLSGEADPPFVPAARPSMSFSANHQLLLSLQDSVSDYNALGLNPSDDSSSDSLSSSSLTSTLRKGGHDIGFSSTAGGDAR; the protein is encoded by the coding sequence ATGCCGCCCGCAATGGCCACCACCTCCCCTCCGCTCCGCCTCCTCAGCATCCTACTCTTCCTCCTCGCTGAAACCACGGCCACCGGCGCGGTGCGGTTCGACTACGCGACGCTGACGCTGGCCACGCTGAAGCTGCTGGGCGACGCGCACCTCAACAACAACACCATCCGGCTCACGCGGGACCTGCCGGTGCCCACCTCGGCGGCGGGGCGGGCGCTCTACGCGGCCCCCGTGCGCCTCCTCGCGGGCTTCTCCACCAGCTTCGCCTTCACCGTCACCACGCTCAACCGGGGCTCCGTCGGCGGCGGGCTCGCCTTCGTCGTCGCCCCCGACGCGGCCGCCGTCGGGGACGGCGGCGCGTTCCTCGgcctcgaccccgccgccgacGTCGCCGTCGAGTTCGACACGCTCATGGACCTCCAGTTCGGGGACGTCAACGGGAACCACGTCGGCGTCGATCTCGGGAGCATGGTGTCCACGGCCGTGGCTGATCTGGACTTGGCGGGCGTCGAGCTCACCAGCGGGCGGACCGTGTACGCGTGGATCGAGTACGCGCCGGGGAAGGCCATGGACGTCTTCGTGTCCTACTCGGCCAAGCGGCCCGCCGCGCCGGTGCTGTCGGCGACGGTCGATCTCGCGGAGTATGTCAAGGAGCAGGCGTTCGTCGGGTTCTCCGCGTCCACGCAGGGCAGCACGGAGATCCACGCCGTCGAGTGGTGGAGCTTCTCCACCCCGTCCGCTCCTTCACCGGCGCCGTCCAAGCCGCCGCCCGTTTCGGCTGCTCCCCCTCCGGTGAGGGCCCTCGACCCGACGCTTCCCTCCACTCCGCAGCTCCCGGGCATCACGCCGCCGGCGACGGTTTCGGCGCCGCCGACCAGCTCAGCTGCAAGCGCCCCGGCAATTTCGGTCGCTCGGAACAATGCCAAGACGCCGCACCACCCGCCTCCACAAGGGGCCGTGGCCGGCGCCGCGACGGCGGGGGCGGTCGTGGCGGCGTCGTTCGCGGGCTTCGCGCTCTGGGCGCTCGCGCGCCGCGCCAAGGCCAGGAAGCGGGACGCCGTGGCGGTGGCCACGAAGCGCGACAACGTGGcgtcggcggcggccatggcgcggtCGCCGCGGGAGTTCTCCTACAAGGAGCTCAGCGCGGCGACGCGGGGCTTCGACGCGTCCCGGGTCATCGGCAACGGCGCGTTCGGCGTCGTGTACAAGGGCATCGTCCCGGACACGGGCGCCATGGTGGCCGTGAAGCGCTGCACCAACGCCAACGCCGACGGCGCGCAGGCGCGGGCCGAGTTCCTCTCGgagctctccatcatcgccggcctCCGCCACCGCAACCTCCTCCGCCTCCAGGGCTGGTGCTACGAGAAGGGCGAGATCCTGCTCGTCTACGACTACATGCGCAACGGCAGCCTCGACCGCACGCTCTTCGACGCCTCCTCCCCGGCCCTGCCGTGGCGCCACCGCCACGAGatcctcgccggcgtcgcctccgcgctgGCCTACCTCCACCACGAGTGCGACCGCCGGGTCATCCACCGGGACGTCAAGTCCAGCAACGTGATGCTGGACGAGTCGTACCGCGCGCGGCTGGGCGACTTCGGCCTCGCGCGGCAGGCGGAGCACGGCGCGTCCCCGGACGCCACGGCCGCCGCCGGCACCATGGGGTACCTGGCGCCGGAGTACATGCTCACCGGCCGCGCCACCGAGGCGACCGACGTGTTCAGCTTCGGCGCGCTGGTGCTGGAGGTGGCGTGCGGGCGGCGGCCGATCGGCACCGAGGGCCGGTGCAACAACCTCGTCGAATGGGTGTGGAGCCTGCACGGCGAGGCGCGCGTGCTGAACGCCGTCGACCCGCGGCTCGGCGGCGAGTACGACGAGGGGGAGATGCGTAGGGTCCTGCTCGTCGGTCTCGCCTGCTCGAGCCCGGAGCCGGAGCGCCGGCCGGGGATGCGCGCGGTGGTGCAGATGCTGAGCGGGGAGGCGGACCCGCCGTTCGTGCCGGCGGCGAGGCCGTCCATGAGCTTCAGCGCCAACCACCAGCTGCTGCTGAGCCTGCAGGACAGCGTGTCCGACTACAACGCGCTGGGGCTGAACCCGTCGGACGACTCCTCGTCCGACTCGCTGAGCTCGTCGTCGCTCACCAGCACGCTGCGCAAGGGCGGCCACGACATCGGCTTCAGCAGCACCGCCGGCGGCGACGCCCGGTGA